The Methanothermobacter sp. CaT2 DNA window GTATGTCATGACATCTGCGGTTGTCACCGTGGTGGTAGTTGTTGTTGTGACTGTCGAAATCATTTCTAACCTCCAGTTGTTTTTTTTATCTTGATGACTAATAAACTTTTCTGTACATTTAATAACAGCTCTTAAAACATTCATGGAATTTCAAGGCCAAATTTTTCTGAGATCATCTTCAGAAAGAGATCCCTTCCCATGCCCTGAATCCTGATTGTCTTTTGACGGCTCTTCTGCCCCGACACTATCTCAACATCCCTTCCAAAGGTCTCTGAGAATTCCCTTATTATCTCCCTGTTTGCCTTCCCCTTCTGGGGGGGTGAACGGATCTTCACCTCAATCCTCTTCCGCCATTCATTGTAGGATGGGATCCCAAATTTTCCCGATGCAGGTGATACCTCAATGTTCACAAGAAGGTCATCACCCACCTCCCTAAGACAGTCCATAGTGATCACCCGTCAGGTCGCTAAGTCAATAATAACTGAGAATTCAGCTTTCAGCCTATCGGTATATCCTTTCATCTGCATAAATATGATGGCACCAGCAGGTCCCGTTTCATGGCAGATGTCTGAACTACCGCAAACTTTAAATAGTAAAATGTAGATACTTTGTTTCACTCCCCGATCAGCACTGATTTTCCCATGCAGGGGTGGTCGAGCGGTCAAAGGCGCTAGGTTGAGGGCCTAGTGGGGGAGTCCCTTCGCGGGTTCGAATCCCGTCCCCT harbors:
- a CDS encoding DUF167 domain-containing protein, translating into MDCLREVGDDLLVNIEVSPASGKFGIPSYNEWRKRIEVKIRSPPQKGKANREIIREFSETFGRDVEIVSGQKSRQKTIRIQGMGRDLFLKMISEKFGLEIP